TTAACTTTTTTAAACAGCAAAATGTTAATTTTTATGACCTGAAGCAGCATGAAAATTGGGTAAGCTCAAGAGACATTAAAATAGAGTCTATTAACGGTGTCATTACTGTGAATAGTAGCTTAAACTCAAATAATATTAGTAAGTACTTTGGTTATGTAAATGTTTTACTAGTAATTATTTTATTTATAACTCTTTTAGTATTAGTAATAGTCTTATTGCGATTCAGGCAAAAAAACAAACTAAGGTTTTTAAAGGAAATAGAAGATGAAGCTAAAACTAATTGATTACCTATTTCTCTATTCGTTTACTGCAATTTGGTTATTATTAATCTTTAATGTCATACTGGCCTTAGGTGGGTATGTTTTTTATAGTAAACTATCAAAACGTAGAATCAATATACTCAAAAACTTTACAAGATACCCCTATGTGTCTATCTTAATTCCAGCTCACAACGAAGAAAAAGTTATAGCTAGAACTGTAGAGGCAATGTCAAAACAGTTTTATCCCAAAGATAGGTATGAAATAATAATTATTAATGATAACTCTCAAGACAATACTTTGCAAGTATTAGAAGCACTAAAACGTAGGCTTGTTTATTGTAATATTAAAATTATATCCACAACCAAAAAAAATGGTGGTAAAGGAAAGTCTAATGCTTTAAATATTGGTAAACTGCATGCTCAAGGAGAGTTTATTGCTGTTTATGATGCAGACAATACACCAGAGTCCTTTGCTTTAAGATACTTGGTATATGAGTTACTAAACAATGAAACTTATGGAGCTGTAATTGGCAAATTTCGAACTAGAAATAAGTATAAAAATATATTAACTAGATTCATTAATATTGAAACTCTTAGTTTTCAATGGATGGCACAAGCAGGTAGGTTTAAAATATTTAATATCTGTACTATACCAGGTACAAATTTTATTATTAGGAGTAGTGCCCTAGAAAAAATAGGGGGCTGGGACTCTAAAGCAATAGCTGAAGATACAGAAATAAGCTTTAAACTTTTCGAACAAGGTTACCGAATAGGTATGATGCCATTGGCTGTTACCTGGGAGCAGGAGCCCGAAACTCTTAATGTGTGGTTTAAACAACGCACCCGGTGGGTTAAAGGAAACATATATGTTGTGTTTAAATATCTGCCAAAAGTATTAAGCAAACAAGTAAAAAATATTGGTATTGATATATTTTATTTAGTAGCGGTTTATTTTTTATTTTTGTCATCGCTTGTATTATCAAATATTATATTTTTAGTAGGTATTTTCACCCCAGTTAAACTAAGTTTAGCAGGCAACTTCTTATTATTATGGGTCTTGGCATATATAATTTTTGTTTTGCAAATTTTAATTACCCTAGCTATGGAAAAAGGAGAAAGTAGCAAAAGTAATATATTATATGTACTAATAATATATTTTACGTATTGTCAGCTATGGATGGTGGTAGCTGGTAGAGGCATAGTATTATATCTTACTGATATGATTTTTAAAAGAGAAACAACGTGGTATAAAACAGAAAGATTTGATTAGGGAGATAAAAATGAGAACTAAAAAACTAATTATTATAATAGTTTTATTAGCTATTACTATGCCTGCTTTACAGGGATTTTCTGTTGAACAGTCAGTTTATTATGTAGAGTTAGGTTTGTATCAAAATCCAGAAAAAGCGTTAAATCAGTTTAGTAAATTATTAAATAAAAATATTGCTATTAATATAGATAGCTTTGGCGAATTTTATAGAGTTGTTAGTGGGTACTATAAAACATATAATGATGCAGTAAATGTAGCAAATGAAATGCAAAAATTAGGCATAAATAATGAGGTTAAA
This Clostridium sp. 'deep sea' DNA region includes the following protein-coding sequences:
- a CDS encoding glycosyltransferase; this encodes MKLKLIDYLFLYSFTAIWLLLIFNVILALGGYVFYSKLSKRRINILKNFTRYPYVSILIPAHNEEKVIARTVEAMSKQFYPKDRYEIIIINDNSQDNTLQVLEALKRRLVYCNIKIISTTKKNGGKGKSNALNIGKLHAQGEFIAVYDADNTPESFALRYLVYELLNNETYGAVIGKFRTRNKYKNILTRFINIETLSFQWMAQAGRFKIFNICTIPGTNFIIRSSALEKIGGWDSKAIAEDTEISFKLFEQGYRIGMMPLAVTWEQEPETLNVWFKQRTRWVKGNIYVVFKYLPKVLSKQVKNIGIDIFYLVAVYFLFLSSLVLSNIIFLVGIFTPVKLSLAGNFLLLWVLAYIIFVLQILITLAMEKGESSKSNILYVLIIYFTYCQLWMVVAGRGIVLYLTDMIFKRETTWYKTERFD